In Bacillus cytotoxicus NVH 391-98, the following are encoded in one genomic region:
- a CDS encoding DMT family transporter, whose protein sequence is MPYFYILLLLLTSLLWGGNFVVGKSLVDYASPMTLTSLRWIIAIVCLLPIVWLKEKKLLPPRAALLPLVLMGITGVALFNIFQFLALENTSATNVGLISTLNAISIALFSALFLKEKINMLQILSMILSFFGVLLVLSKGDFSILFSLRFNSGDVWMIAAVCIWGIYSVCSKWATKTISPMLATFYSGIFGVILLLPFHIRTFTVTKIDASFVTSLLYTGLISTVVCMVLWNIGVQKLGATTSGIFLNFNPIFTAILAFLFLGEALTWVQVLGTAIVVTGCYLFSHFKTATLQPRTPLVRNH, encoded by the coding sequence ATGCCTTATTTTTATATTTTATTATTATTACTAACAAGCTTATTATGGGGAGGAAATTTCGTCGTTGGAAAATCACTTGTTGATTATGCTTCGCCGATGACACTTACAAGTTTAAGGTGGATTATCGCGATTGTTTGTTTATTACCGATTGTATGGCTGAAAGAAAAGAAACTCCTTCCGCCGCGTGCTGCTCTTCTGCCGCTAGTGCTAATGGGAATTACAGGAGTTGCTCTTTTTAATATTTTTCAATTTTTAGCGCTTGAGAACACATCCGCTACGAATGTCGGGCTCATCTCGACATTAAATGCAATTTCAATTGCCTTATTTTCTGCTTTATTTTTAAAAGAAAAGATTAATATGCTGCAAATTCTTTCTATGATTCTATCTTTTTTTGGGGTTCTTCTCGTTCTGTCAAAAGGGGATTTTTCCATTTTATTTTCATTACGTTTCAATAGTGGAGATGTATGGATGATTGCTGCCGTTTGTATTTGGGGCATCTACTCCGTTTGTAGTAAATGGGCAACGAAAACAATATCACCCATGCTAGCAACTTTCTATTCGGGAATTTTCGGTGTCATCCTATTATTACCTTTTCATATCCGCACATTTACTGTGACGAAAATCGATGCTTCCTTTGTGACTTCTTTGCTTTACACTGGGCTTATTTCCACTGTCGTCTGCATGGTCCTTTGGAATATTGGCGTGCAAAAATTAGGAGCGACAACGTCGGGAATCTTCTTAAATTTCAATCCTATTTTCACTGCTATATTAGCATTCCTTTTCTTAGGCGAAGCGTTAACATGGGTGCAAGTGTTAGGAACAGCAATTGTTGTGACAGGTTGTTATTTATTTTCTCATTTTAAAACTGCTACCTTGCAGCCGCGTACACCACTTGTGCGCAATCATTAA
- a CDS encoding DUF3238 domain-containing protein produces the protein MKKYFSIFMLLFLVIPSFNNISFAEETVVKQPLNKWFYAYNEPSFNSQKSNGGNQFGPQIALGVKEKRANGWWKVVTYEGDKWINPDGELKAFDKPFLVFYEPSFASQKGNMEKPYNPTTIRVVDGNTAGWLKVQTWEGDKWMYPDVTETRVVDHNFYVYNEPSFTSAKGNGGNQFGPQKFLAVMEKRQDGWWKVVTWEGPKWVALNGAKMYIPQNLYYAYNEPSYSSDFANGGIPYGPQTVKVLEEIPNGWLKIATWEGDKWINLIGEKVCKKINSNVQRASISKTELSSNEKQLNTNGENVDVVSSSDSIQLSWNKRNIVANYKLQKFNDNNQWEEIWNGSDTKFTVSDLESSNSYALKLISYDNQGNILNESKINAVTLKTKEDKQQVRKAFLSPEKANVSMAAANENDSKILYPMTDAYINTVESGGMVKVTWGNVPTDGNTYQVYKNGQYVTTTNKNEFIESQRSVVQKAAVNKADNISSKDDPYRNYYDIKGFKSVPAEKIEEKVNSLKASDINLTEHQKNELGCEEKEISTYVDKPGWSAMQKSAQSPSKYMAADTFDFGYLFRYQTFIPMAQVEGPLGSGYKYFEGDTRRRFSFFSDQFRTRLDVKVTWKMKPGGAWVGTPAEFSSNKETGWTHGVDNNNVSRKGKANANTDLTYKVISATPTQANFIMRVASSNPLVKGAPDIDALAAVTLNRNGSGATSGFHDRAPNHEFYNALYSGAKPRFDNVVTLHTATLHPVLEFWALFPGVSTVEFLAVFPRNTVN, from the coding sequence TTGAAGAAGTATTTTTCAATTTTCATGTTATTATTTTTAGTTATTCCTTCATTTAACAACATTTCTTTTGCAGAAGAAACAGTAGTTAAACAGCCTTTAAACAAATGGTTCTATGCATATAATGAGCCATCGTTTAATTCTCAAAAGTCTAATGGAGGCAATCAATTTGGACCACAAATAGCTTTAGGTGTTAAAGAGAAGCGAGCGAATGGTTGGTGGAAAGTAGTTACTTATGAAGGTGATAAGTGGATTAATCCAGACGGAGAACTTAAAGCTTTTGATAAGCCATTTTTAGTGTTCTACGAACCATCGTTTGCATCTCAAAAAGGAAATATGGAAAAACCGTATAATCCTACTACTATTAGAGTAGTTGATGGAAATACTGCAGGTTGGTTAAAAGTCCAAACTTGGGAAGGCGACAAATGGATGTATCCAGATGTTACAGAGACAAGAGTAGTTGATCATAACTTTTATGTTTATAACGAACCTTCTTTTACATCAGCTAAAGGGAATGGGGGCAATCAATTTGGGCCACAAAAATTCCTTGCTGTAATGGAAAAACGTCAAGATGGCTGGTGGAAGGTAGTAACTTGGGAAGGTCCTAAATGGGTTGCATTGAATGGTGCTAAAATGTATATACCACAAAATCTATATTACGCATATAATGAACCTTCGTATTCTTCTGATTTTGCAAATGGTGGAATTCCATATGGGCCACAGACCGTCAAGGTTTTAGAAGAGATTCCTAATGGCTGGTTAAAGATAGCGACATGGGAAGGTGATAAATGGATTAATCTTATTGGAGAGAAAGTATGTAAGAAGATTAATTCAAATGTTCAGCGTGCATCTATTTCTAAAACAGAACTAAGTAGTAATGAAAAACAATTAAATACCAATGGAGAAAATGTGGATGTAGTGAGTTCTTCAGACTCTATCCAATTGTCTTGGAACAAAAGGAACATTGTAGCTAATTATAAGTTGCAAAAATTCAATGATAATAATCAATGGGAAGAAATTTGGAATGGTTCTGATACAAAGTTTACTGTTTCAGATTTGGAATCTTCTAATTCGTATGCGTTAAAATTAATTTCGTATGATAATCAGGGAAATATCTTAAATGAAAGTAAAATTAATGCTGTCACGTTAAAAACAAAAGAGGACAAGCAACAAGTTCGAAAAGCATTTTTAAGCCCAGAAAAAGCTAATGTCAGTATGGCAGCTGCAAATGAAAATGATAGTAAAATACTTTATCCAATGACAGATGCTTATATAAATACGGTTGAATCTGGCGGAATGGTAAAAGTAACGTGGGGAAATGTACCAACTGATGGGAATACTTATCAAGTTTATAAAAATGGTCAGTATGTTACAACAACTAATAAAAATGAATTTATAGAATCCCAAAGGTCAGTTGTTCAAAAAGCTGCTGTAAATAAGGCAGATAATATATCTTCAAAAGATGATCCGTATAGAAATTATTATGATATTAAAGGTTTTAAGAGTGTTCCTGCAGAAAAGATTGAAGAAAAAGTAAATTCTCTAAAAGCATCTGATATTAATCTTACAGAACATCAAAAAAATGAATTAGGATGCGAAGAAAAGGAAATTTCTACATATGTAGATAAACCAGGATGGAGTGCAATGCAGAAATCAGCTCAATCTCCATCAAAATATATGGCGGCTGATACTTTTGATTTTGGATATTTATTTAGATATCAAACATTTATTCCAATGGCTCAAGTGGAAGGACCACTCGGATCTGGTTACAAATATTTTGAAGGTGACACAAGAAGAAGATTTAGTTTCTTCTCAGATCAATTCCGAACGAGGTTAGATGTTAAAGTTACTTGGAAAATGAAACCAGGTGGAGCTTGGGTAGGCACCCCTGCAGAATTCAGTTCTAATAAGGAAACTGGTTGGACTCACGGAGTCGATAATAATAATGTATCTAGAAAAGGTAAAGCAAATGCTAATACTGATTTAACTTATAAAGTTATATCTGCAACGCCTACACAAGCTAATTTTATAATGAGAGTTGCATCTTCAAATCCATTAGTTAAAGGAGCGCCAGATATAGATGCGCTTGCAGCTGTAACTCTTAATAGAAATGGTAGTGGAGCAACATCAGGTTTCCATGATAGAGCACCAAACCATGAATTTTATAATGCGCTATACTCAGGAGCTAAGCCTCGGTTTGATAATGTAGTAACTCTTCATACAGCTACATTGCATCCAGTATTAGAATTTTGGGCTCTATTTCCAGGTGTATCTACAGTAGAATTTTTAGCAGTATTTCCAAGGAATACAGTTAATTAA
- a CDS encoding DUF3139 domain-containing protein, which yields MKKGALIITSLLLIISLFIIGKSIIDRYFITGDPKLREETIIGIMWNLEEKGYTKSDVLEIKPFFSSKINQYGVYIKFKDEPNIWYEYIRWDNPHTGKVKFEQDYNGERGKHTELK from the coding sequence ATAAAAAAAGGAGCTCTTATAATTACATCTTTATTACTTATAATTAGTTTATTTATAATCGGAAAAAGCATAATAGATCGTTATTTCATTACAGGTGATCCGAAATTAAGAGAAGAAACCATTATAGGTATAATGTGGAACTTAGAAGAAAAAGGCTATACGAAGTCAGATGTTTTAGAAATTAAGCCTTTTTTTAGTAGTAAAATAAATCAATACGGAGTATATATTAAATTTAAAGATGAACCCAACATATGGTACGAATACATACGTTGGGATAATCCTCATACAGGTAAAGTTAAATTTGAACAAGATTATAATGGCGAGCGAGGAAAACATACAGAATTAAAATAA
- a CDS encoding Lrp/AsnC family transcriptional regulator, with translation MESSVIKVLDDLDVQILDILQKESQVSNAELARRVNLSPSAMHARIKRLENEGFIDRQVAILNQEKLGFDLLCFIFMSTNIHQAEKLEVLEKELQSMPEVLECHCLTGEYDYLLKVANRDRKELERFIRKLNKLGITKIQTSLALREIKYSTVLPIWDAKNLK, from the coding sequence ATGGAGTCTTCCGTTATTAAGGTATTGGATGATTTAGATGTCCAAATACTCGATATTTTACAAAAGGAATCACAAGTAAGTAATGCGGAATTAGCGCGACGTGTAAATTTATCACCATCGGCAATGCATGCGCGCATTAAAAGACTGGAGAATGAAGGATTTATTGATAGACAAGTTGCAATTTTAAATCAAGAAAAACTTGGGTTTGATTTGTTATGCTTTATTTTTATGAGTACAAACATTCATCAAGCAGAAAAGCTAGAAGTGTTAGAAAAAGAATTACAATCTATGCCGGAAGTGTTAGAGTGTCATTGTTTAACAGGGGAATACGATTACTTACTAAAAGTAGCTAATCGAGATCGCAAAGAATTAGAACGTTTTATTAGAAAATTAAATAAGCTTGGCATTACAAAAATACAGACAAGTCTGGCGCTTCGTGAAATTAAATACTCTACTGTATTGCCGATATGGGATGCAAAAAATCTTAAATAA
- a CDS encoding amino acid permease: MQQKKWGFWVLTAFVVGNMVGAGIFMVPSTLAQTASPLGVTLAWLTTGFGVLMLALVFGNLAIRRSDLTTGPQSHAYALFSSPKKKKMAGFSMVWGYWVANWASNVAIITSFAGYLSLFFPIMKDTRLLFTIGTFDVEVGKLITFSMCSFLLWGTHIILTNGVNGAGKLNFLATTTKVTGFLLFIIVTLFAFQASKFGQWYTPIVDKEGVSHGLLSQVNLAALTTLWAFIGIESAVLLSNRAKSPRTVKHATVAGLLITVAIYLGITILTMGVLHIDKLQISERPLADALNAAMGHGGGKLMALLALTSLFGSILGWILLSSEVPYQAAKEGFFPSFFAKTNKKGSPIYSLRLTNIMSQVFLFSTLSGTIAEAYTFVITVSTLAYLIPYLVSPIFQLKLVVTGETYKNELGSRILDGIIAVIALCYALWVIKTGSSDLKTFLLGIGLFIVGFAFYPLMNRDTKQNKSEQVA, translated from the coding sequence ATGCAACAGAAAAAATGGGGCTTTTGGGTACTAACAGCATTTGTTGTCGGCAATATGGTTGGCGCTGGTATTTTCATGGTGCCAAGTACATTAGCACAAACAGCAAGCCCTCTTGGTGTTACGTTAGCTTGGTTAACAACCGGATTCGGTGTTTTAATGTTAGCCCTTGTTTTTGGCAATTTAGCAATTCGTCGTTCGGATTTAACGACAGGACCACAAAGTCACGCTTATGCTTTATTCTCATCACCTAAGAAGAAAAAAATGGCTGGATTCAGCATGGTGTGGGGCTACTGGGTCGCAAACTGGGCAAGTAATGTTGCCATTATTACATCTTTTGCAGGTTATTTATCGCTTTTCTTCCCAATTATGAAAGATACACGACTATTATTTACAATCGGTACTTTCGATGTGGAAGTTGGAAAGCTCATTACATTTTCCATGTGTTCTTTCTTATTATGGGGAACACATATCATTTTAACAAACGGTGTAAATGGAGCTGGAAAATTAAACTTTTTAGCAACAACAACAAAGGTAACAGGATTCCTTCTATTTATCATAGTAACTTTATTTGCATTCCAAGCTTCAAAGTTTGGACAATGGTACACACCAATTGTTGATAAAGAAGGTGTATCGCATGGGCTACTTTCACAAGTAAACTTAGCAGCTCTAACAACGCTTTGGGCATTTATCGGCATTGAGTCTGCTGTTCTTTTATCAAATCGGGCAAAATCCCCAAGAACAGTGAAACATGCAACCGTAGCTGGATTATTAATCACTGTTGCAATTTATTTAGGAATCACCATCTTAACAATGGGTGTTCTTCACATAGATAAATTGCAGATTTCAGAACGTCCATTAGCTGATGCATTAAATGCCGCTATGGGGCACGGCGGAGGAAAATTAATGGCGCTCCTTGCTCTTACTTCTCTCTTCGGTTCCATTTTAGGCTGGATTTTATTAAGCTCAGAAGTACCTTATCAAGCAGCAAAAGAAGGTTTCTTTCCTTCCTTCTTTGCGAAAACAAATAAAAAAGGAAGCCCCATTTATTCACTAAGACTGACAAATATTATGTCACAAGTTTTCCTATTCTCGACATTATCAGGTACAATCGCTGAAGCTTATACATTTGTCATTACGGTATCAACATTAGCTTACTTAATTCCATATCTCGTTTCACCAATTTTCCAATTAAAACTGGTTGTAACTGGTGAAACATATAAAAATGAACTAGGTTCCAGAATATTAGACGGAATCATTGCAGTCATTGCACTATGCTATGCACTATGGGTGATTAAAACGGGCTCTTCTGATCTAAAAACATTCCTTCTTGGAATCGGCTTATTTATAGTCGGATTTGCCTTTTATCCATTAATGAATCGCGATACAAAACAAAATAAAAGCGAGCAAGTTGCCTAA
- a CDS encoding DUF871 domain-containing protein — protein MLGVSIYLAKEGIKKQEEWLKVAKENGFSSIFTSLHIPEDDPNTYKELIQILGRQAQKYEMELMVDVSSKSLHHLGVSYENVEELVGWGITGLRMDYGIEPKQIAHISRKMKVALNASTITPSFWEELCKENIRVDSVEAWHNFYPRPETGLAKSFLQKRNHYLHQCGMKTMAFIPGDGEKRGPLYEGLPTLEKHRYMRPLEAYLECVQECGVDKVSIGDISGSLQSVQDIACAEKGVIPIRYTPCINEKKIVERIERVHTNRFDPARDVIRSVESREENPVRLRAENTVERKCGSIIIDNELYGRYAGELQITLQDLPEDEKVNVVGKVVKEDIPLLSYVKAGQKLKLIGVKKTP, from the coding sequence ATGCTAGGAGTTTCGATTTATCTTGCAAAAGAGGGAATAAAGAAACAAGAAGAATGGTTAAAAGTTGCGAAGGAAAATGGATTTTCATCTATTTTTACGTCTCTTCATATACCAGAAGATGACCCGAATACGTATAAAGAACTCATACAAATACTTGGAAGACAGGCACAAAAATATGAAATGGAATTAATGGTAGATGTATCTTCAAAATCATTACACCATTTAGGCGTTTCATATGAAAATGTAGAAGAGCTAGTAGGCTGGGGAATTACTGGTTTACGTATGGATTATGGGATAGAGCCAAAGCAAATTGCTCATATATCTCGTAAGATGAAAGTCGCATTAAATGCAAGTACAATCACACCATCTTTTTGGGAGGAACTTTGTAAGGAGAATATAAGAGTCGATTCCGTAGAAGCATGGCACAATTTTTACCCGCGTCCGGAAACGGGATTAGCAAAATCGTTTTTACAAAAGCGAAATCACTATCTACATCAATGCGGAATGAAAACGATGGCTTTTATTCCTGGTGATGGTGAAAAACGGGGCCCGTTATATGAAGGGCTACCAACTTTAGAAAAGCACCGATATATGCGGCCGCTTGAGGCATATTTAGAATGTGTACAAGAATGTGGTGTAGATAAAGTGTCAATCGGGGATATAAGCGGGAGTTTGCAAAGTGTACAAGACATTGCATGTGCAGAAAAAGGCGTGATTCCTATTCGTTATACACCTTGTATAAATGAGAAGAAGATAGTAGAGAGAATAGAAAGAGTACATACGAATCGGTTTGATCCAGCACGTGATGTCATTCGTTCTGTTGAATCAAGAGAAGAAAATCCGGTTAGATTACGAGCAGAGAACACAGTGGAACGAAAGTGCGGAAGCATTATAATTGATAACGAATTATATGGCCGATATGCAGGAGAGTTACAAATAACGCTTCAAGATTTACCAGAGGATGAAAAAGTGAATGTAGTTGGAAAGGTAGTAAAGGAGGATATTCCGCTATTATCTTATGTGAAGGCAGGACAAAAATTGAAACTTATAGGAGTGAAAAAAACGCCGTAA
- a CDS encoding ABC transporter permease: MSIETLWSARFQKHLQNMFTYFTRMINGLLYSFIFLTCIGAYYYAQFLKTSPSKVISLFIIVILLTIILMRCPVRTFLQKPDAVYLLALEEQLTSYFKKALLYNYIVQLFPLLFTFLIITPLAMQILHMTLPSLCTSFFILILVKGWNVYIHWIWQERLEKNIWLTVRAILNVLILYTLFSYTNVIVLGSFFFFLVVTLLYTNKQPKKQIPWDYLIQQEEKMDIHFYQFASIFTDVPQLKKQIKQRKWLTSWIEVLLYQNRETFLYVNTLSFLRANDYFGLYMRLTMIGSFLVYFVPNVFVKSALTYCLLYMTSMQMRSLWTYFSRNMIVALYPIETNERMRQFLTLISFLASIQLILCASIILLSTWQVLHICLFTVIGIIYIKYMIVPKTKKRISSLPIRFS; this comes from the coding sequence ATGTCAATTGAAACATTATGGAGTGCTCGCTTTCAAAAGCATTTGCAAAACATGTTCACATATTTTACTCGTATGATCAATGGACTTTTGTATAGCTTTATTTTTCTCACATGTATCGGTGCTTATTATTACGCACAATTTTTAAAAACGTCTCCTTCTAAAGTCATCTCATTATTCATCATCGTTATTTTACTTACTATTATACTCATGAGATGCCCGGTTCGGACGTTTCTGCAGAAGCCTGATGCTGTCTATTTACTAGCGCTTGAAGAACAATTAACATCTTATTTTAAGAAAGCTCTTCTATATAATTATATCGTTCAGTTGTTCCCATTACTGTTCACTTTTCTTATCATCACACCGCTCGCCATGCAAATCTTACATATGACATTACCTTCCTTATGCACTTCCTTTTTCATTCTTATACTAGTAAAAGGATGGAATGTATACATACATTGGATATGGCAAGAGCGCCTTGAGAAAAACATATGGCTTACTGTCCGAGCAATTCTTAACGTACTCATTCTGTATACTCTTTTTTCTTATACAAACGTAATCGTACTCGGAAGCTTTTTTTTCTTTCTTGTCGTTACACTTTTATATACAAACAAACAACCGAAAAAGCAAATACCTTGGGACTATCTCATTCAGCAAGAAGAAAAGATGGACATTCATTTCTATCAATTTGCCAGCATCTTTACCGATGTACCACAACTGAAAAAACAAATAAAACAAAGGAAATGGCTTACTAGTTGGATTGAAGTACTCTTATATCAAAACCGAGAAACGTTTTTGTATGTAAATACACTATCTTTTTTACGTGCAAATGATTATTTCGGTCTATATATGCGGCTCACAATGATTGGCTCTTTCCTTGTTTATTTCGTACCAAACGTATTTGTAAAAAGTGCTCTCACTTACTGCCTCCTATATATGACATCAATGCAAATGCGCTCTCTATGGACATATTTTTCAAGAAATATGATTGTCGCATTGTATCCGATTGAAACGAATGAACGAATGCGTCAATTTCTTACACTTATCTCTTTTCTAGCAAGTATTCAACTGATACTATGTGCTAGCATCATCCTTCTATCTACGTGGCAAGTGCTACACATTTGTTTGTTTACAGTCATTGGCATAATTTATATCAAATATATGATTGTACCAAAAACAAAGAAACGAATTTCTTCATTACCTATAAGATTTAGTTAA
- a CDS encoding transposase — MVEQVSDDLFFSRYQGSSRRSYHPKMMTKVILYAYTQKIYSCRDIAKSLREYLPMMWLSGQQMPDFRTINHFRSEQMKDRIEPLFSELIQLLLKQNYISMENYFLDGTKIEENATKYSSVWKKSTESYEE; from the coding sequence ATGGTAGAACAAGTCAGTGATGATTTATTCTTTTCTCGTTATCAAGGGAGTAGCCGTAGGTCCTACCACCCAAAAATGATGACAAAAGTGATTCTCTATGCGTATACGCAAAAAATCTATTCTTGTCGTGATATTGCCAAATCCTTACGAGAATACCTACCAATGATGTGGTTATCTGGGCAACAAATGCCCGACTTTCGAACAATTAATCACTTTCGCTCAGAACAAATGAAAGATAGGATTGAACCTCTTTTCTCAGAATTAATTCAGCTCTTATTGAAACAAAACTACATATCTATGGAGAACTACTTTTTGGATGGAACAAAAATAGAAGAAAATGCCACTAAGTATTCTTCCGTATGGAAAAAATCAACAGAGAGCTATGAAGAGTAG
- a CDS encoding IS4-like element ISBce12 family transposase, with product MSSMNLTEELQLLEPELKGTFSLSFLESLARKTGMIQRARKCKAQDIVSLCVFLSKTIGTESLASLCTKLNESTGVSLSSEGLNQRFIPHTVQIFKRIFARLFHQNICPTPLIVGNFKQIRILDSTMFQLPKHYAHIYKGFGGGGSEAGVKIQLEYALLSGNFLQMDVNHAVSNDNAYGQTRTDALEPGDLCVRDLGYFYIDDFKKMEEKRASYISRIRWNTQVYRKTEDMWELIDIEATSKQLKEGEHIELPCVYIGFHQKQVTRLIIYKLTKSEHTKRLERHKKEKRRMPTYASGINLFITNIKETDMKAHEIYQFYSLRWQIEILFKTWKSILGIHAVKKIKLERFQCHSYGQLIALCLIASITYKMRRLIWERKHKEISEYKATYIIYLFSKYTRCAVHILSRHNSHSYQIIRRPVEKW from the coding sequence ATGTCTTCAATGAATCTTACGGAAGAACTTCAATTATTAGAACCAGAACTAAAAGGTACATTTTCACTTTCCTTTTTAGAATCACTTGCACGAAAAACAGGAATGATTCAACGTGCAAGGAAATGTAAAGCACAGGATATCGTTTCTTTATGCGTTTTTCTAAGTAAAACAATTGGTACAGAATCATTAGCTAGTCTTTGTACCAAATTAAATGAATCAACAGGCGTTTCCCTATCTTCTGAAGGACTGAATCAACGTTTTATCCCTCATACCGTTCAAATTTTTAAACGAATTTTTGCAAGGCTATTCCATCAGAATATTTGTCCAACTCCATTGATAGTAGGGAATTTTAAACAAATTCGAATCTTAGATTCTACCATGTTTCAACTTCCCAAGCACTACGCTCATATATATAAAGGTTTTGGTGGTGGTGGATCAGAAGCTGGAGTCAAAATTCAACTGGAGTATGCTTTATTATCTGGAAACTTTCTTCAAATGGATGTGAATCATGCAGTTAGTAATGATAATGCATACGGACAAACTCGAACAGATGCATTAGAACCAGGAGATTTATGTGTCAGAGATTTGGGGTATTTTTATATTGATGATTTTAAGAAAATGGAGGAAAAGCGAGCTTCTTATATTTCGCGTATCCGTTGGAATACACAAGTATATAGAAAAACAGAGGACATGTGGGAACTGATTGATATAGAAGCCACTTCAAAACAATTAAAAGAGGGAGAACATATCGAGTTGCCTTGCGTATATATTGGATTTCATCAAAAACAAGTAACACGTTTGATCATCTATAAATTAACAAAGTCTGAACATACGAAGCGATTAGAACGGCACAAAAAAGAAAAAAGACGAATGCCTACATACGCAAGTGGAATCAACTTATTTATTACAAATATAAAAGAAACAGATATGAAAGCACATGAGATTTATCAATTCTATTCCCTTAGGTGGCAAATTGAAATTTTGTTTAAAACATGGAAATCTATTTTAGGTATTCATGCGGTTAAAAAGATAAAACTCGAACGATTCCAGTGCCATTCGTATGGACAGTTGATTGCGTTATGTCTTATCGCAAGTATAACTTATAAAATGCGGAGACTCATATGGGAGAGGAAACATAAAGAAATCAGTGAATATAAGGCAACATATATTATATATTTATTTTCCAAGTATACTCGATGTGCTGTTCACATCCTGTCGAGACATAATTCCCATTCTTATCAGATTATTCGAAGACCTGTCGAAAAATGGTAG